DNA sequence from the Peptoniphilus sp. GNH genome:
TCGTGAGCCTAATTTTGGCATATTTACTGACCGTTTTGGTTTAACTAGAAGTTCATAACTTGTAATGTTCAATTCGACTTCTTGGCTATTTGTTTTGAGGGGCTGTAGCTTAAAAAACAATTAACAGAAATAGATAGAAGCCATGAACAGTTATATGAAGATAGGTTAGAGGGAAATATAACCGAAAGAAACTTCAATTTAATGAATGTGAGCATATCTGAAAAACAAGACAAGAACCATTCCTATAGGAATGGCTAAATACTGACACAAAAAAATGTATCAACCTTCGCCCTTTTATCGGGATTTAGGTTGATACACAAAATTATTTACAGACCCTAATTATAGGATCACAGTAATAAAAGTTCTGCAATAGTTAATTTTTCCTATTTAAGACTTGATTCCAAAAACCAAATTTGTTTGTTATAGTCCTCTATATGATTTTCCATAACATTAGCTACAGGGAAATTATCAGCTTCATCTGCTTCCTTTCTAATCTCTAGAGCGAGTTCTTTTTGAAGTTTTATGTCAGATAGGACTATTTCTAATGCTTCTTTAATAGATATTTCTTTAGAAGTTTCAATCTCTTTGATTGTAGAAATTTCTAAATATTCTTTTATATTAGCAACTGGAAATTCCCCAGACATTCTGATGAGTTCTGCAACTTCATCAAGTCTTTCACCGGACTTATCATATTCGGATTCAAGATACTCATGTACAGATACAAATTTAGAGCCTACGATATTCCAATGTAGATTATGGATTTTAATGTTTATTACTGCAAGATTTGCAAGATATGTGTTTAATTTTGTCATTTTATTCCTCACTTTCAAATAATTTTAATTGTAATTATCATTATCATTATATACAATAATAAAAAACAAGTCAAGTCTATAATATTGAATAAAATTTACTAGCAAATATTTATTATTTCATCCTAATATCGTAAAAATGAATAGAAGAAAATTATTTCATAGATACAAAATCACATCATGCAACAAAAAGGAATAGATAGAAAGATAGAATCTATACAAAAGGAAATATCAGATATTATCGAAAGAGTATTTTATAAATTTTAATAATGAAACTTTGAAAGGGATAGCAGAAAATGTTATCTACTTTTATTACAAGAAAGGAGATTTATATGAAAAAATTAGAACAACTAAGACAAGAATCAAAAGAAATAAAAGATAAAATTGACGATACAGAAGAAAGATTAAGGCAACTAAAAAATCAAGAAAAAAAGATATTAAAACAAGACATAGAAAAAAGAAGAAAAGAAAGAACTCATAGGCTCATAACAAGAGGAGCAATCTTAGAAAGCCTTATAGAAAATGCAGAAAAACTAACAGATGAAGAAATAAAAATCCTACTAGAAGAAGCAACAAAGACAAAAGAATTTAAAGAAACACTAAAAATAATGAGCGAAAATTAAAAAAAATAAACAGGAAGATTTTTACAATGAGCATACTGCATAACTTATTTTATTTAAAATTTTTAAGAAATATCTGAAAGAATACTTAGGAGAAAGCAAGATCTTAAATATATCCCAATGGAAATCGTAACTTGTCACTATGAAG
Encoded proteins:
- a CDS encoding DUF3847 domain-containing protein, producing the protein MKKLEQLRQESKEIKDKIDDTEERLRQLKNQEKKILKQDIEKRRKERTHRLITRGAILESLIENAEKLTDEEIKILLEEATKTKEFKETLKIMSEN
- a CDS encoding DNA starvation/stationary phase protection protein, which encodes MTKLNTYLANLAVINIKIHNLHWNIVGSKFVSVHEYLESEYDKSGERLDEVAELIRMSGEFPVANIKEYLEISTIKEIETSKEISIKEALEIVLSDIKLQKELALEIRKEADEADNFPVANVMENHIEDYNKQIWFLESSLK